In Pseudobacter ginsenosidimutans, the following are encoded in one genomic region:
- a CDS encoding protein-export chaperone SecB: MEIKPQPKLKFVGVHIINVQFKASQEITKEKSLNINIEPTVFYPEDNTNAFSILMTVSISHKEELSLTVHSVGNFLVETEGSTSDQDFRKSLVNANAPAIMFPYLRAFISTFTSNLGGIVSPIILPTQFFQGELKEHKPSVVE, from the coding sequence ATGGAAATAAAGCCTCAGCCTAAATTAAAATTCGTTGGTGTTCATATAATAAATGTCCAATTTAAGGCGAGTCAAGAGATCACAAAGGAGAAGTCTCTTAATATTAATATCGAGCCAACAGTTTTCTACCCTGAGGATAATACGAACGCATTTTCTATCTTAATGACTGTTTCGATTTCTCATAAAGAAGAATTATCGCTTACTGTTCATTCTGTCGGTAATTTTTTGGTTGAAACAGAGGGGAGCACTAGTGACCAAGATTTCCGTAAATCACTTGTTAATGCAAATGCTCCAGCTATAATGTTTCCTTATTTAAGAGCGTTTATATCCACTTTCACTTCAAATTTAGGGGGAATTGTTTCGCCTATTATTTTGCCTACTCAGTTTTTTCAAGGAGAGCTTAAGGAGCATAAACCAAGTGTTGTAGAATAA